One genomic window of Rhodothermales bacterium includes the following:
- a CDS encoding DUF3179 domain-containing protein, with translation MRSHFILLSLLLFLAGCDSGGNDDGPTLEEACSIDLSLLRDGGVGKDGIPALTNPAFVSAPSATYLSDDSRVIGLVAGDRVIAIPHNILWYHEIVNMDLAGAPLAVTYCPLTGSSMAFDRTAAGGAEFGVSGLLFQSNLTMYDRNTEESFWPQMNRQAGCGERDGTRLEMAPVIEMTWAGWQALHPDTEVLSGQTGFGRNYAESGYPYGDYEVESNRRLLVPSLPIDGRRPPKERVLGIPGADAVAYSFGLLDDGSPMRVVADTVDGQPVVVFWDPAKKAAMAYRPVLNGAPIVFEVHEGRIEDTATGSTWEVDGRAVEGELAGSRLEPIAEAYVAFWFAWAVFEESTRLWGVP, from the coding sequence ATGCGCTCGCACTTCATCCTCCTATCCTTGCTTCTCTTCCTCGCCGGCTGCGACAGTGGCGGCAACGACGACGGCCCCACGCTCGAAGAAGCCTGTAGCATCGATCTCTCCCTGCTGCGCGATGGCGGCGTGGGCAAGGACGGGATCCCGGCGCTCACCAACCCGGCGTTTGTATCGGCCCCATCGGCCACGTATTTATCCGACGACAGCCGGGTGATCGGGCTTGTCGCCGGCGACCGCGTCATCGCCATCCCCCATAACATTCTCTGGTACCACGAGATCGTCAACATGGACCTCGCCGGCGCCCCGCTGGCCGTCACCTACTGCCCGCTGACGGGGTCGAGCATGGCGTTCGACCGCACGGCCGCCGGCGGCGCGGAGTTCGGCGTATCGGGCCTCCTCTTCCAGAGCAACCTGACGATGTACGACCGGAACACGGAAGAATCCTTCTGGCCCCAGATGAACCGCCAGGCCGGCTGCGGCGAGCGCGACGGAACCCGGCTGGAGATGGCGCCGGTGATCGAAATGACCTGGGCCGGCTGGCAGGCGCTACACCCCGATACAGAGGTCCTGTCGGGGCAGACGGGCTTCGGGCGTAACTACGCGGAATCGGGGTATCCGTATGGCGATTACGAAGTCGAGAGCAACCGGCGGCTTCTGGTTCCTTCCCTGCCGATCGATGGCCGCCGGCCGCCGAAAGAGCGCGTCCTGGGCATCCCGGGCGCGGACGCCGTCGCCTACTCGTTTGGCCTCCTGGATGACGGTTCGCCGATGCGGGTCGTCGCGGATACGGTGGACGGGCAGCCGGTGGTTGTGTTCTGGGACCCGGCCAAAAAGGCCGCGATGGCCTACCGCCCCGTCCTGAACGGCGCCCCGATTGTCTTTGAAGTCCATGAGGGAAGGATCGAGGATACGGCGACAGGTTCGACCTGGGAGGTAGACGGCCGGGCCGTGGAGGGAGAGCTTGCCGGCAGCCGGCTGGAGCCGATCGCCGAGGCCTATGTGGCGTTCTGGTTTGCCTGGGCGGTGTTCGAGGAGTCGACGAGACTGTGGGGGGTGCCGTGA